The proteins below are encoded in one region of Myxocyprinus asiaticus isolate MX2 ecotype Aquarium Trade chromosome 13, UBuf_Myxa_2, whole genome shotgun sequence:
- the setd1a gene encoding histone-lysine N-methyltransferase SETD1A isoform X1: MDPDSGADTQRTLSLQWKSYKLVQDPGLRRVTQKIYRYDGIHFSVPDSGFPPVGDLRDPRPRRIWSRHTELSLPVPKFKLDEYYVGPIPLKEVTFARLNDNIKEPFLAEMCAKFGEVEEMEILFHPKTRKHLGLARVLFTSTRGAKDTVKHLHNTSVMGNIVHVQLDIKGQQRMRYYDLIVGGSYTPQTVPTGGRALTEKFQPPAPTQPDTSSDIRRRLSTDQMAVPAAAPLNSGSTTPCSVDTGFGDQRLDTPPSSLGGPYTPGSSASSQGGGTPYTPRSGTPFSQDSGYTVGRHGGYSGASLSSNYPAQDMLPSSSCSSSAVSSSSGFKPPRYDELHAPPPQEPSMFQRGRPGYPPSAPFRPNEPPYPNVGGSGIPMPLHSPMPPPPGPQYEPPLSDRERDRERGHRDRDRDRDSAGRYGGGISSRRSSYHYQQDTNSSSSPSKSYHSHHSHHTERREDRDGRGYRRDSSGSRSGDHGRHRNHHHNHHSSGGGGSNRRRSSRDRDWDRDREGDFSNISDPRYGGHSNSSHHSSNSLSPPPATSSYGGYLSSKDLSPYETPSSSRLEPSPAFRPQQGAGERGFGLGGSMDNDYRTHSHHTPLAPPPPPPPLPPASVIAAAVAETLSSLDFGQESPVREEQWTKLKRHPSTPPLPPCTPPTSSPPHASIPSSSTSPSSTSLPHQLPSSTASLSSPPPQRDSSPEPDSTNESLPFMHHSSSLDSRIEMLLKEQKSKFSFLASDDEEDEKEEKERGKIDKNTEGRENRLRGEDGERPRHKRQGETDCGQQRRRGEREKDGRRSRGKRQGGGGGESRKIPPEVASSTPATHGLVSESLQGQIPPSQDEHTASDPHKGAHTPPTYNGERQPSPHSSGEDMEISDEDDNTITTAMAHPAASSSSPATSTQSALPSQTPDPSTSPPPDSSQHFSTTIPPPPIPSYPPHLPPPPLPGFSLQPPPPPGIPPPLPHMELHPEYPPPLPHHMYDYASSMELMSQYCGGAPMSFQMQTHMLSRLYQMRMASANSTTAPSGEVPPTSEYPPSYHLHSISPLNHPHHPYMDQDGTVSTHFDQDHRYIPPHLTYPYPDPHAAQLPPPHHHAIPPPQSPWPHHLLPQQYPSHYPPPGFGTVPAMDGELYGAASDQMAMMGHNPYEAVVQQVLAALIEEMKNIMQRDLNRKIVENVAFGTFDEWWDRKEQKAKPFQTSMRGVSVVREEEKKDEKMSNRPREPLMSLVDWAKSGGMEGFSLRGALRLPSFKVKRKEPQELVEGDELKRARPSTPPDEEDEDSYQGKSADSAAGRTEERRTADRQAARRRNRAKPRKPYDLDSEGEETSDGSSSEKEDEDDSDKVDESEDEALSADSDDESISSSSSESSSSSSLSSSSSEDDEEGEQGAESESLDTMDESTMDSVAMDADKDERDKASLDQSSVTTTEVKAEEECTAAVVTPYPRPSSPILLLPPLKKRRKTVSFSMEENEIKPSIPPSSTSSPSPTPASQSPAPDLPISASPGSTPTTAAPPVTSKPPPMLLPFASRPSEGNALASPASPSTVLTIPPPVRSLHPDEPKKNAAAPPSPHTSSPKNSSKRGVGKDLLRTPAAPVCLTVQNLPLDHSSLVKMAYEDPIPVSLTQKGRQRGRPRTLSQSSLLHPALREEDEEDDEELEQRLKLREQLGVSSLLQLASASKPDLSVLADVALKMDPEIDIDSEETETSDEAEEHKLEEEEGDFSPHPCQPLLDPEGLFVLQEHNYSKTPAAPLITSPQKRMKQDPTVLLPADLNQHGVQEAPEEVIEEAHANRGEPADVYRDLSLLCKAEVVTETQTKTLGPTHKRKGSVRGVEMEERVKGKSKKRSRKDKENEELQTKKQSEKQIKKRRKQKLEDFEEDVDVEQLESGELSSSDSGDSDFGLDRSVDFEKEEVRKSERLFLQEAGVTPSTQRQPKHATVHTPAPAPRPTYKNRSEFEQMTILYDIWNTGLDQEDMRLLMCTYEKLLQDDRGTDWLNDTHWVPHTITNIPNPRRKKKAASGQLREHVTGCARSEGYYAISRKEKDVYLELDQPVTVQEVGDYDTAGSNRLLSERRSEQRRLLSAIGTPAVMDSDLLKLNQLKFRKKKLRFGRSRIHEWGLFAMEPIAADEMVIEYVGQNIRQMVADNREKRYAQEGIGSSYLFRVDHDTIIDATKCGNLARFINHCCTPNCYAKVITIESQKKIVIYSKQPIGVNEEITYDYKFPIEENKIPCLCGTENCRGTLN, translated from the exons TTGGATGAGTATTATGTAGGCCCTATTCCGCTTAAGGAAGTAACATTTGCAAGGCTAAATGATAACATCAAGGAACCGTTCCTGGCAGAGAtgtgtgccaagtttggtgaggTTGAAGAAATGGAGATTCTGTTCCATCCCAAGACCCGAAAGCACTTGGGCCTGGCACGCGTCCTATTCACCAGCACTAGAGGGGCCAAAGatacagtcaaacacctgcacAATACTTCTGTCATGGGCAATATTGTCCATGTACAGCTGGATATCAAAG GCCAACAGAGAATGAGATACTATGACCTGATAGTGGGTGGCTCATACACCCCTCAGACCGTGCCGACTGGAGGCAGGGCTCTCACAGAGAAATTTCAGCCCCCAGCTCCGACCCAGCCGGACACG TCATCTGATATCCGGCGGAGGCTCTCCACAGACCAGATGGCTGTGCCTGCTGCTGCCCCTCTCAACTCGGGCAGTACCACTCCTTGTTCTGTGGACACTGGATTTGGAGACCAGCGCCTAGACACCCCTCCATCCTCATTGGGGGGCCCCTATACCCCTGGCTCCTCTGCTTCTTCACAGGGTGGGGGCACTCCTTACACCCCTCGCTCTGGGACCCCTTTCTCCCAGGACTCGGGCTACACTGTGGGCAG GCATGGTGGATATAGCGGCGCTTCGCTCAGCAGTAATTATCCCGCACAGGATATGCTTCCATCTTCCTCCTGCTCTTCCTCAGCTGTGTCTTCATCATCAGGATTCAAGCCACCTCGCTATGACGAACTACACGCTCCACCTCCGCAAGAACCCTCCATGTTCCAGAGGGGTCGACCGGGATATCCCCCATCTGCACCTTTCCGACCTAACGAACCTCCCTATCCTAATGTAGGAGGGTCAGGGATACCTATGCCGTTACATTCACCCATGCCACCTCCTCCAGGACCTCAGTATGAGCCTCCTTTGTCTGacagagagagggacagagaaaGGGGACACAGAGACAGGGATCGTGACAGAGACTCAGCAGGGCGCTACGGAGGTGGGATAAGCTCCCGTCGTTCCTCTTACCATTACCAACAGGATACAAACTCTTCCTCCTCCCCCTCCAAATCCTACCATTCGCACCACTCACACCATACTGAACGCCGGGAGGATAGGGATGGCAGGGGGTATCGGCGGGACAGTTCGGGCTCTCGCTCAGGAGACCACGGAAGGCATCGGAACCACCATCACAACCACCACAGCAGCGGAGGAGGTGGGTCAAACAGGCGGAGGAGCAGCAGAGACCGAGACTGGGATAGAGACAGAGAAGGAGACTTCTCCAACATCTCTGACCCGCGTTATGGAGGCCACTCAAACTCCAGCCACCACTCGTCCAACAGTCTCTCTCCTCCCCCTGCCACCTCCTCGTATGGAGGATACTTGTCATCTAAAGACCTGTCCCCTTATGAAACACCCTCCTCCTCGCGGCTGGAGCCCTCACCAGCCTTTCGTCCTCAGCAGGGTGCAGGAGAGAGGGGCTTTGGTTTGGGAGGGAGTATGGACAATGACTACCGTACTCACTCTCACCACACACCCTTggctcctccacctccacctCCCCCACTCCCTCCAGCCTCCGTCATTGCAGCCGCTGTGGCCGAAACACTTAGCTCTCTGGATTTTGGCCAGGAGAGCCCTGTCCGAGAAGAACAGTGGACCAAACTTAAACGGCATCCCAGCACCCCACCCCTTCCCCCTTGCACACCGCCAACCTCCTCGCCTCCCCATGCCTCTATCCCATCATCATCTACGTCTCCTTCCTCTACCTCCCTGCCTCATCAACTCCCCTCTTCTACAGCATCCCTCTCGTCACCACCTCCACAACGTGACTCCTCCCCAGAGCCAGACTCCACCAATGAGAGCCTGCCATTCATGCACCACAGCAGCAGCTTGGACTCTCGTATTGAGATGTTGCTAAAGGAACAAAAGTCCAAGTTTTCCTTCCTCGCATCAGATGACGAGGAAGATGAAAAGGAGGAAAAAGAGAGGGGAAAAATAGACAAGAATACAGAAGGAAGGGAGAACAGACTGAGAGGAGAGGATGGAGAAAGGCCTAGGCACAAAAGACAAGGAGAGACAGACTGTGGGCAACAGAGAAGGAGGGGAGAGCGAGAGAAAGATGGGCGACGCAGCAGAGGGAAGAGGCAAGGTGGTGGAGGCGGGGAAAGCAGGAAAATCCCTCCAGAGGTTGCCTCCTCCACTCCTGCCACCCATGGTTTAGTTTCAGAGTCTCTACAGGGCCAAATTCCTCCCTCACAGGATGAGCATACAGCCTCTGACCCACACAAGGGTGCACATACCCCTCCCACCTACAATGGGGAGAGACAG CCATCTCCACATTCCTCTGGGGAAGATATGGAAATTTCAGATGAAGATGACAACACCATCACCACAGCAATGGCCCATCCTGCTGCCTCATCCTCTTCACCAGCAACCTCCACACAATCTGCCCTACCTTCCCAAACCCCAGATCCCTCTACTAGCCCTCCCCCCGACAGCAGCCAACACTTCAGCACCACCATACCACCTCCACCCATCCCGTCGTACCCTCCCCACCTTCCTCCTCCACCTCTTCCTGGCTTCTCCCTGCAACCCCCTCCGCCCCCTGGCATACCCCCTCCACTTCCTCACATGGAGCTGCACCCCGAGTACCCTCCTCCATTGCCACACCACATGTACGACTACGCCAGCTCCATGGAGCTCATGAGCCAGTACTGTGGCGGAGCGCCCATGTCATTCCAGATGCAGACGCACATGCTCAGTCGTCTCTATCAGATGCGAATGGCTTCTGCCAATAGCACTACTGCACCTTCTGGAGAAGTCCCACCCACCTCTGAATATCCTCCCTCATACCACCTCCATTCTATATCCCCCCTTAATCACCCACATCACCCATACATGGACCAAGATGGAACTGTGTCGACCCACTTTGACCAGGATCACCGCTACATCCCTCCGCACTTAACGTACCCCTACCCAGACCCTCATGCCGCACAGCTTCCGCCCCCACACCATCACGCCATCCCACCCCCTCAGAGCCCCTGGCCACACCACTTACTGCCACAGCAGTACCCCTCCCACTACCCTCCACCTGGCTTTGGCACGGTGCCTGCCATGGATGGCGAGCTGTATGGTGCAGCAAGTGACCAGATGGCCATGATGGGGCACAACCCCTATGAGGCCGTAGTGCAGCAGGTACTGGCAGCTTTGATTGAGGAGATGAAGAACATCATGCAGAGGGACCTGAATCGCAAGATTGTGGAGAACGTTGCCTTTGGCACCTTTGACGAGTGGTGGGACCGCAAGGAACAAAAAGCTAAG CCATTCCAGACATCCATGCGGGGTGTGTCAGTAGTTCGTGAGGAGGAAAAGAAAGACGAGAAGATGAGCAACCGGCCTAGAGAGCCCCTCATGTCTCTTGTAGACTGGGCCAAGAGTGGAGGCATGGAGGGTTTCTCCTTGCGGGGGGCGTTGCGTTTGCCTTCTTTTAAG GTGAAGAGGAAGGAGCCTCAGGAGCTTGTAGAAGGTGATGAGCTGAAAAGAGCCAGGCCTTCCACTCCACCTGATGAGGAAGATGAGG ACTCTTATCAGGGTAAATCTGCAGACAGTGCTGCTGGAAGAACAGAGGAAAGGCGTACAGCAGACAGACAAGCAGCCCGCAGAAGGAACAGAGCCAAACCACGCAAGCCTTATGACCTGGACAGCGAGGGAGAAGAAACATCAGATGGCTCCTCCTCTGAAaag GAGGATGAAGATGACAGTGACAAAGTGGATGAGTCAGAAG ATGAAGCCCTTAGTGCAGACAGTGATGATGAGAGCATTTCTTCATCCTCTTCTGAgagctcatcatcatcctcattgtCGTCCTCTTCCTCTGAGGATGATGAAGAAGGTGAGCAGGGTGCAGAGAGTGAGTCATTGGACACAATGGATGAGTCTACAATGGACAGCGTGGCTATGGACGCAGACAAAGATGAAAG GGACAAAGCAAGCCTGGACCAATCATCAGTGACTACTACAGAGGTCAAAGCAG AAGAAGAATGTACTGCTGCAGTTGTTACTCCATACCCTCGTCCTTCCTCTCCTATTCTTCTCCTCCCCCCTCTCAAGAAAAGGCGCAAGACTGTTTCTTTTTCAATGGAAGAAAATGAGATCAAGCCATCCATTCCGCCATCTTCTACTTCCTCTCCATCTCCCACTCCTGCTTCACAGTCTCCAGCTCCAGACCTTCCCATTTCAGCTTCTCCTGGAAGCACACCCACAACAGCCGCTCCACCTGTCACCTCCAAGCCCCCCCCCATGCTCCTTCCATTTGCTTCTCGTCCCAGCGAGGGTAATGCCCTTGCCTCCCCTGCTTCCCCTTCCACTGTTCTTACCATCCCTCCACCTGTGCGTTCCCTGCACCCTGATGAGCCCAAAAAGAATGCTGCTGCCCCTCCGTCTCCACATACTTCATctcccaaaaactcttccaaacGTGGGGTGGGCAAAGACTTGCTCAGAACACCTGCTGCACCTGTCTGTCTCACAGTCCAGAACCTCCCACTGGACCACTCCTCATTGGTCAAAATGGCCTACGAGGACCCCATCCCTGTTTCGCTCACGCAAAAAGGTCGCCAACGTGGCCGACCTCGGACACTCAGCCAGTCCTCCCTCCTGCATCCTGCTCTGCGGGAAGAAGATGAAGAGGATGATGAGGAGTTGGAGCAGCGGCTGAAACTCAGGGAGCAGCTGGGAGTGTCCAGCCTGCTGCAGCTGGCCTCTGCTTCTAAGCCTGACTTATCTGTGCTGGCTGACGTGGCGTTGAAGATGGACCCAGAAATAGATATCGACTCTGAAGAGACTGAGACCTCAGATGAGGCAGAGGAGCACAAGCTAGAGGAGGAAGAgggagacttctcccctcacccGTGCCAACCACTCCTGGATCCAGAGGGTCTATTCGTTCTGCAGGAACACAACTACTCTAAAACTCCTGCTGCTCCACTCATAACCTCTCCTCAAAAGAGAATGAAACAGGACCCTACCGTCCTGCTCCCCGCAGACCTCAACCAACATGGTGTTCAGGAAGCACCAGAAGAGGTTATCGAAGAAGCTCATGCAAACAGGGGAGAGCCTGCAGACGTGTACAGAGATCTTTCTCTACTGTGCAAAGCTGAGGTTGTGACTGAGACACAGACAAAGACCCTCGGCCCTACACACAAGAGGAAAGGATCAGTTAGGGGGGTGGAGATGGAAGAGCGGGTGAAAGGGAAGAGCAAAAAGAGGAGTAGGAAGGACAAAGAGAACGAGGAACTGCAGACCAAGAAacagagtgagaaacagatcaagaaacGGAGGAAACAGAAGTTAGAG GATTTTGAGGAAGATGTGGATGTGGAGCAACTAGAGTCTGGTGAGCTTTCCAGCTCTGACTCTGGAGACTCTGACTTTGGTCTGGACAGATCTGTGGACTTTGAGAAGGAAGAGGTTAGAAAGAGTGAGCGTCTTTTTCTTCAGGAGGCCGGTGTTACTCCCTCAACCCAGCGGCAGCCCAAACACGCCACCGTGCACACACCAGCTCCCGCACCACGTCCCACGTACAAGAACCGCAGCGAGTTTGAGCAGATGACAATCTTGTATGACATTTGGAACACTGGCCTGGACCAGGAAGATATGAGGCTCCTCATGTGCACATACGAGAAACTGCTGCAAGATGACCGTGGAACTGACTGGCTCAACGACACACACTGGGTCCCTCATACCA TTACCAACATCCCAAATCCTCGGCGGAAGAAGAAGGCAGCGTCTGGGCAGCTAAGAGAGCATGTTACAGGCTGTGCTCGCAGTGAGGGCTACTATGCTATCAGCCGCAAAGAGAAAGATGTCTACCTTGAACTAGACCAACCAGTGACTGTGCAGGAAGTAGGGGACTATGACACCGCA GGCTCCAATCGTCTGTTGTCTGAACGGCGCTCAGAACAGCGGCGTCTCCTCAGTGCTATCGGCACtccagcagtgatggactcagaCCTCTTGAAACTAAACCAGCTGAAG TTCCGTAAGAAGAAGTTGAGGTTTGGTCGCAGTCGTATCCACGAATGGGGCCTGTTTGCTATGGAACCCATCGCCGCAGATGAGATGGTCATTGAATATGTGGGGCAGAATATCAGACAG ATGGTGGCTGATAATCGGGAGAAGCGCTACGCTCAAGAAGGCATTGGAAGCAGCTACTTATTCCGCGTCGACCATGACACCATCATTGACGCCACAAAGTGTGGCAACTTGGCTCGATTTATTAACCACTGCTGCACT CCCAACTGCTACGCCAAAGTGATCACCATCGAGTCCCAGAAGAAAATAGTCATATACTCCAAGCAGCCTATTGGTGTGAATGAGGAGATCACATATGATTACAAGTTTCCCATTGAAGAGAACAAAATCCCTTGTCTGTGTGGGACAGAGAACTGCAGAGGAACCCTCAACTAA